From Pempheris klunzingeri isolate RE-2024b chromosome 18, fPemKlu1.hap1, whole genome shotgun sequence, a single genomic window includes:
- the disp1 gene encoding protein dispatched homolog 1, which translates to MALTDASGDPLALSNGRHHSLGANGNAPSDNSIQVGNGQDPLAAASSGDCLTSDGDEEVIVKAEASKVQQKQQRSHVGQRTVRPSQNGSVVKQNGSLRNLPASSTASSSPAVIDSQRLAKHYLPSTLSPSSSSPPLQPMPLCCQHCHFHSTLCCPCGQQECPLFQSLGTGPGPRSVPHPGAASSCPCCLSACTYSHPHSPHPSSPLCLHHHHHQRWQEHLQNQTPGIRPVRPFRFPKSYAELIADWPVVVLGVCTVLIVVCALVGILVPDLPDFSDPLMGFEPRGTAIGQRLVTWNNMVKNTGYKATLANYPFKYADEQAKNHQEPRWPEDHFDRDKRQAEWDFSKEFFCDVPGDSYSRLVFTSAEGKNLWSIQAIKSMCNLDNTRVRSHRDYWSLCQRTNDASCCPSWTLGNYIAVLTNRSSCQKITERDVSHTLKILRSCAKYYHNGTLGPDCWDMALRRKDQLKCASVPRKCTKYNAVYQVLHFLVDKDFLSPKSLEYPPPVLKYSMLFSPTEKGESMMNIYLDNFENWNSSDGITTVTGIEFGIKHDLFQDYLLTDTVYPAIAIVIVLLVMCVYTRSVFITLMTIIAIISSLIVSYFLYRMVFNFEFFPFMNLTALIILVGIGADDAFVLCDVWNYTKFDKPHAELAETVSVTLQHAALSMFVTSFTTAAAFYANYVSNITAIRCFGVYAGTAILVNYILMVTWLPAVVVLHERYLPNVFPCAKPPHPERVYCTRMFWAGLCQKANKCLFTVSEASRIFFEKVLPCIVIKLRYLWLFWFLAITVGGAYVVCINPKMKLPSLELAEFQVFRSSHPFERYDAEYKKLFMFERVHHGEDLHMPITIIWGVTPLDNGDPLNPKNKGKLMLDSSFNIASPASQLWILNFCHKLRNQSFIFQSEEQDFTSCFIETFKQWMENRDCEEASVYPCCSQSTFPYKQEVFELCIKRAIMELDRSTNYHLDSKTPGPRFDINDTIRAIVFEFKSTYLFTLAYEKMFQFYREVDAWITEELRYAPAGLSHGWFVSNLEFYDLQDSLSDGTLVAMALSVAVAFSVMLLTTWNVIISLYAILSIAGTIFVTVGSLVLLGWELNVLESVTISVAVGLSVDFAVHYGVAYRLAPGPDREGKVIFSLSRMGSAIAMAALTTFVAGAMMMPSTVLAYTQLGTFMMLIMCISWAFATFFFQCMCRCLGPQGTCGQIPLPKKLQCQMFSEVTSTSSSPQGKGSGLGKYQLDSRGGDVEHYELEPLASTDKTEDKPREEQEVSAQLFNRIPPHHHTAPYSHIHYKSKSEAGRSGPENGLVATLRTPSRCQYSQNTNCTCGDPPPANLTQQWTPHSCAQPLQDSPSCPSTPQLFPLSGNSPSKQNAALLPTNLDPVYTHMQCRTHYPHCSPAHFQHCSQGRVAAPRPGPAYSCHLRKYCVHTASLQAGSAREQRASATALNQETGPAPGPFTGSEPARQEDDAKHETTPPSPDSSQNISTQAAIQPQTQCPSPSLSSPHTTSYQRQTARDGDHCCSDNHVSSTTTDATVQMDACCKVPGNQEKLDSIPITWKENVKKCKRNSKRQRASSASPKKLYCFNRTLKVKCNSVSEFNVPKTETSVPPIAINTNPSSESLC; encoded by the exons ATGGCCCTGACCGACGCAAGCGGTGACCCTCTGGCCCTGAGCAATGGAAGACACCACTCTCTCGGTGCCAATGGAAATGCCCCTTCAGACAACAGCATACAAGTCGGCAACGGCCAGGACCCCCTCGCAGCCGCCTCCAGTGGTGACTGTCTTACATCAGACGGAGATGAAGAGGTTATAGTGAAGGCTGAAGCATCCAAAGttcagcagaagcagcagagatcGCATGTCGGCCAGAGAACAGTCAGGCCCAGCCAAAACGGCAGTGTGGTCAAACAGAATGGTTCCCTGAGGAACCTTCCCGCATCCTCCACCGCCTCTTCCTCCCCCGCTGTCATAGACTCCCAGAGGCTGGCCAAACACTACCTTCCCTCCACCCTCTCcccgtcctcttcctcccctcctctccagcCCATGCCACTCTGCTGCCAGCACTGTCACTTCCACTCCACCCTGTGCTGCCCCTGTGGGCAGCAGGAGTGCCCGTTGTTCCAGAGTCTAGGCACAGGCCCAGGGCCCCGCTCTGTCCCCCACCCCGGAGCCGCTTCATCCTGCCCATGCTGCCTCTCTGCCTGTACATACTCCCATCCCCATTCTCCTCACccatcctcccctctctgtctccatcaccaccatcaccagcGCTGGCAGGAGCACCTCCAGAACCAGACACCTGGAATCCG cCCAGTAAGGCCCTTTCGATTCCCCAAAAG CTATGCTGAGCTGATAGCTGATTGGCCAGTGGTAGTGCTGGGGGTGTGCACAGTGCTCATCGTGGTGTGTGCCCTTGTGGGCATCCTGGTGCCTGACCTGCCTGATTTCTCTGACCCACTGATG GGGTTTGAGCCACGGGGAACAGCCATCGGCCAACGACTGGTCACCTGGAACAACATGGTGAAGAACACAGGCTACAAAGCAACACTGGCTAACTACCCTTTCAAATACGCTGATGAGCAGGCCAAAAA tCATCAAGAGCCTCGATGGCCTGAGGACCACTTCGACAGAGACAAACGGCAAGCAGAGTGGGATTTCAGTAAAGAGTTCTTCTGTGACGTTCCAG GCGACAGTTACTCTAGACTGGTGTTCACATCAGCTGAGGGGAAAAACCTGTGGAGTATTCAGGCCATCAAATCCATGTGCAATCTGGACAACACAAGG GTGCGTTCCCATCGTGACTACTGGAGTCTTTGTCAGCGCACCAATGATGCCTCCTGTTGCCCCAGCTGGACACTTGGTAATTACATTGCTGTCCTCACCAATAGATCGTCCTGCCAGAAGATCACCGAGCGCGATGTTTCGCACACGCTCAAGATCCTGCGCTCGTGTGCCAAGTATTACCACAATGGCACACTGGGGCCAGACTGCTGGGACATGGCCCTGCGGCGGAAAGACCAGCTCAAGTGTGCCAGCGTGCCCCGGAAGTGCACCAAGTACAACGCTGTCTACCAAGTCCTTCACTTCCTGGTGGACAAAGACTTCCTTAGTCCCAAGAGCCTGGAATATCCTCCACCTGTGCTTAAATACAGCATGCTCTTCTCCCCCACGGAGAAAGGAGAGTCTATGATGAACATTTACTTGGACAATTTTGAGAACTGGAACTCCTCAGACGGcatcacaacagtcacagggatcGAATTTGGCATCAAACACGACCTCTTTCAGGACTACCTCCTCACGGACACAGTGTATCCTGCCATAGCCATAGTGATTGTCCTGCTGGTCATGTGCGTTTACACACGCTCAGTTTTCATCACTCTAATGACAATAATAGCAATTATCAGCTCGCTTATTGTGTCTTACTTTCTCTACCGAATGGTCTTCAACTTTGAGTTCTTCCCCTTCATGAACCTCACGGCCCTCATCATCCTGGTAGGCATCGGTGCAGACGACGCCTTCGTTCTTTGTGATGTGTGGAACTACACCAAGTTTGACAAGCCCCATGCTGAGCTAGCAGAGACTGTCAGTGTGACACTACAACATGCTGCCCTGTCTATGTTTGTCACCAGCTtcacaactgctgctgctttttatgcCAATTATGTTAGCAACATCACCGCCATACGCTGTTTTGGTGTCTACGCAGGTACTGCCATTTTGGTGAACTATATTCTCATGGTGACATGGCTTCCAGCAGTGGTGGTACTACATGAACGCTACCTGCCAAATGTGTTCCCGTGTGCCAAGCCTCCACACCCGGAAAGAGTTTACTGCACCCGAATGTTCTGGGCAGGTCTTTGTCAGAAGGCCAACAAATGCCTGTTTACTGTTTCTGAGGCGTCTAGAATCTTCTTTGAGAAGGTGCTTCCCTGCATCGTCATCAAACTGCGCTACCTCTGGCTCTTCTGGTTCCTTGCCATCACTGTGGGTGGGGCCTATGTTGTGTGCATTAACCCAAAGATGAAGCTCCCATCTCTGGAGCTGGCGGAATTTCAAGTGTTCCGATCCTCGCACCCATTTGAGCGCTACGACGCAGAGTACAAGAAACTTTTCATGTTCGAGAGGGTTCACCATGGAGAGGACCTCCACATGCCCATCACCATCATCTGGGGCGTGACACCTCTGGATAATGGAGACCCCCTGAACCCCAAAAACAAGGGAAAGCTAATGCTAGATAGCAGCTTCAACATTGCCAGTCCAGCATCTCAGCTGTGGATCCTCAACTTCTGCCATAAGCTAAGAAATCAGAGCTTCATCTTTCAGTCAGAGGAGCAGGACTTCACCAGCTGCTTCATCGAGACATTCAAACAG tggatggagaaccGGGACTGTGAGGAGGCCTCTGTCTACCCCTGCTGTAGTCAGTCAACCTTCCCCTACAAGCAGGAGGTCTTTGAGTTGTGCATCAAGAGAGCCATCATGGAGCTGGATCGGAGTACTAACTACCATCTAGACAGCAAGACCCCCGGACCTCGATTTGACATCAATGACACCATCAGAGCCATAGTGTTTGAGTTCAAGAGTACCTACCTCTTCACATTGGCGTATGAGAAAATGTTCCAGTTCTACCGTGAG GTGGACGCCTGGATCACTGAGGAGTTACGTTACGCCCCAGCAGGCCTCAGCCACGGCTGGTTTGTTAGCAACCTTGAGTTCTACGACCTCCAAGACAGTCTGTCAGACGGCACCCTGGTTGCCATGGCGCTGTCAGTGGCTGTGGCTTTCAGTGTCATGCTCCTAACCACCTGGAATGTCATCATCAGTCTGTACGCCATCCTGTCGATTGCCGGGACCATATTTGTCACAGTTGGCTCCCTGGTGCTGTTAGGCTGGGAGCTGAATGTCTTGGAGTCTGTTACCATTTCTGTCGCCGTGGGCCTGTCTGTGGACTTCGCTGTCCACTACGGCGTGGCCTACCGGCTCGCCCCTGGGCCTGACCGCGAGGGGAAGGTGATTTTCTCCCTCAGCCGTATGGGCTCTGCTATCGCTATGGCAGCACTGACCACCTTTGTTGCTGGGGCCATGATGATGCCCTCAACTGTATTAGCCTACACGCAGCTGGGCACATTCATGATGCTGATCATGTGCATCAGCTGGGCCTTTGCCACCTTCTTCTTTCAGTGCATGTGTCGCTGCCTGGGACCCCAGGGGACCTGTGGCCAGATCCCACTGCCCAAAAAACTGCAGTGTCAGATGTTTTCTGAGGTCACATCCACAAGCTCCTCGCCTCAAGGGAAAGGCTCTGGCCTGGGGAAGTACCAGCTAGACAGCAGGGGTGGGGATGTGGAGCATTATGAGTTAGAGCCATTGGCATCCACTGATAAAACTGAAGATAAAcccagagaggagcaggaggtgagTGCTCAGCTTTTTAATAGAATCCCTCCTCACCACCACACTGCCCCTTATTCACACATCCATTATAAGAGCAAAAGTGAGGCAGGCAGAAGTGGCCCTGAGAACGGGCTCGTTGCCACACTGAGGACACCGTCCAGGTGCCAGTACTCTCAAAACACCAACTGCACATGTGGGGACCCTCCTCCTGCTAACCTGACTCAGCAGTGGACCCCCCACTCCTGTGCTCAGCCTCTTCAGGACTCCCCCTCCTGCCCTTCCACCCCTCAGCTCTTCCCCCTCTCAGGAAACTCCCCAAGCAAACAAAATGCAGCCCTGTTACCTACAAACCTGGACCcagtctacacacacatgcaatgcCGTACGCATTATCCCCACTGTTCCCCTGCACATTTCCAGCACTGCTCCCAGGGAAGAGTAGCTGCCCCCAGACCAGGGCCTGCCTACAGCTGCCATCTCAGGAAGTACTGTGTCCACACTGCAAGCCTGCAGGCTGGTTCAGCCAGAGAGCAGAGGGCCTCGGCTACAGCTTTGAACCAGGAAACGGGCCCAGCTCCTGGTCCGTTCACCGGGTCAGAGCCTGCCAGACAAGAGGATGATGCTAAACATGAAACGACGCCCCCAAGCCCCGACAGTAGCCAAAATATCAGCACCCAAGCCGCAATACAACCTCAGACTCAATGCCCCTCCCCCTCACTGAGCTCACCACACACAACCAGTTATCAAAGACAGACAGCAAGGGACGGTGACCATTGTTGCAGTGATAACCATGTGTCCAGCACAACCACGGATGCAACAGTGCAAATGGATGCTTGTTGTAAAGTCCCCGGCAACCAGGAGAAGCTTGACAGTATTCCCATCACATGgaaggaaaatgtgaaaaagtgcAAGCGGAACTCCAAAAGACAGCGGGCGTCCTCCGCATCGCCAAAGAAACTCTACTGTTTTAACAGGACGTTGAAAGTGAAGTGCAATTCAGTTTCAGAGTTTAACGTGCCAAAAACTGAAACCAGCGTGCCTCCTATAGCAATAAACACTAATCCCTCTTCTGAAAGCTTATGCTGA